The following are from one region of the Magallana gigas chromosome 4, xbMagGiga1.1, whole genome shotgun sequence genome:
- the LOC105335979 gene encoding neuronal acetylcholine receptor subunit alpha-4 isoform X2 has protein sequence MEVNKKIYKIVFVVCFCTTVTFGQSVYSITLETALRTELFSSYSTQQRPNKQVLVYADLTLLTVNDMNIKDQTLSVSAQLGLSWLDERLKWDTGRTQDYSSINYMFSTERYTWKPTIYVENSVEDLSVITDLNTPMRMNQKGLIEWSTSAIYMVSCEAVITYYPLDQQICDIKLSTTGYTSLQINLLLKANPVDLLFYSENGEWELLAVTGTKPDDRVKGSVSHSKVTFSIHLQRRPMFHVLNTMFPVVLMAFLIPMAFKLHVESGEKIGYCLTVLLAYAVYLSMISENIPSTSVSICYLSIYLASTLVLSTLSVLFVILVINVHHTPDDEPMSDRLKSVALKMEKCICRRKRNESATQPVKVAPATEELPKGKKHGAFLESCDPEEEEMTWVRLSRLLDRFFFLSFMIIISASTIIFIFLISFQMITS, from the exons ATGGAAGTCAAcaagaaaatatacaaaattgtgtTCGTAGTTT GTTTTTGCACGACGGTGACTTTTGGTCAAAGTGTCTACTCGATAACCCTAGAGACAGCATTAAGAACGGAACTATTTTCAAGTTATTCCACTCAACAGAGACCAAACAAACAAGTTCTGGTGTACGCTGATTTGACTCTGCTCACTGTCAAcgacatg aATATCAAAGACCAGACGTTATCTGTATCGGCACAGTTGGGATTG AGTTGGTTGGATGAACGATTGAAATGGGACACTGGTCGAACACAAGACTACAGCAGTATTAATTACATGTTCTCCACGGAACGGTATACATGGAAACCTACCATTTACGTAGAAAACTC TGTCGAGGACTTGTCTGTCATCACTGATCTGAATACGCCAATGAGAATGAACCAAAAAGGCCTTATAGAATGGAGTACGTCCGCCATTTACATGGTCAGCTGCGAGGCCGTCATCACGTACTATCCTCTAGATCAGCAGATCTGTGACATCAAACTGAGTACGACCGGATACACCTCTCTACAGATTAACCTCCTGTTAAAGGCCAATCCAGTCGATCTTCTGTTCTACTCCGAAAACGGAGAATGGGAGCTTCTGGCAGTCACTGGAACAAAGCCAGACGACAGAGTAAAAGGATCGGTTTCGCATTCGAAAGTCACGTTCAGCATCCACCTACAGAGGCGGCCGATGTTCCACGTGTTGAACACCATGTTCCCCGTGGTGTTGATGGCTTTCCTGATTCCTATGGCGTTCAAGCTGCACGTGGAGTCCGGGGAGAAGATCGGGTACTGTCTGACGGTACTGTTGGCGTACGCCGTCTACCTGTCCATGATCTCGGAAAACATTCCAAGTACATCGGTCTCCATATGTTATCTGT CTATTTACCTGGCGTCCACCCTCGTCCTGTCCACACTGTCTGTTCTCTTTGTCATCCTCGTCATCAACGTTCACCATACGCCCGATGACGAACCGATGTCGGACAGACTCAAGTCGGTTGCTTTAAAAATGGAAAAGTGTATATGTAGGAGGAAAAGAAACGAATCTGCAACACAGCCAGTAAAAGTGGCACCCGCAACAGAAGAATTACCAAAGGGGAAAAAACATGGCGCCTTTTTGGAGTCATGTGACCCAGAGGAAGAGGAAATGACGTGGGTCCGATTGTCTCGTCTGCTAGATCGATTCTTTTTCTTGTCATTTATGATAATAATTTCGGCTTCTaccattatctttatttttctgatttcttttcaaatgataaCATCATAG
- the LOC105335979 gene encoding neuronal acetylcholine receptor subunit alpha-6 isoform X1: MEVNKKIYKIVFVVCSFCTTVTFGQSVYSITLETALRTELFSSYSTQQRPNKQVLVYADLTLLTVNDMNIKDQTLSVSAQLGLSWLDERLKWDTGRTQDYSSINYMFSTERYTWKPTIYVENSVEDLSVITDLNTPMRMNQKGLIEWSTSAIYMVSCEAVITYYPLDQQICDIKLSTTGYTSLQINLLLKANPVDLLFYSENGEWELLAVTGTKPDDRVKGSVSHSKVTFSIHLQRRPMFHVLNTMFPVVLMAFLIPMAFKLHVESGEKIGYCLTVLLAYAVYLSMISENIPSTSVSICYLSIYLASTLVLSTLSVLFVILVINVHHTPDDEPMSDRLKSVALKMEKCICRRKRNESATQPVKVAPATEELPKGKKHGAFLESCDPEEEEMTWVRLSRLLDRFFFLSFMIIISASTIIFIFLISFQMITS, encoded by the exons ATGGAAGTCAAcaagaaaatatacaaaattgtgtTCGTAGTTTGCA GTTTTTGCACGACGGTGACTTTTGGTCAAAGTGTCTACTCGATAACCCTAGAGACAGCATTAAGAACGGAACTATTTTCAAGTTATTCCACTCAACAGAGACCAAACAAACAAGTTCTGGTGTACGCTGATTTGACTCTGCTCACTGTCAAcgacatg aATATCAAAGACCAGACGTTATCTGTATCGGCACAGTTGGGATTG AGTTGGTTGGATGAACGATTGAAATGGGACACTGGTCGAACACAAGACTACAGCAGTATTAATTACATGTTCTCCACGGAACGGTATACATGGAAACCTACCATTTACGTAGAAAACTC TGTCGAGGACTTGTCTGTCATCACTGATCTGAATACGCCAATGAGAATGAACCAAAAAGGCCTTATAGAATGGAGTACGTCCGCCATTTACATGGTCAGCTGCGAGGCCGTCATCACGTACTATCCTCTAGATCAGCAGATCTGTGACATCAAACTGAGTACGACCGGATACACCTCTCTACAGATTAACCTCCTGTTAAAGGCCAATCCAGTCGATCTTCTGTTCTACTCCGAAAACGGAGAATGGGAGCTTCTGGCAGTCACTGGAACAAAGCCAGACGACAGAGTAAAAGGATCGGTTTCGCATTCGAAAGTCACGTTCAGCATCCACCTACAGAGGCGGCCGATGTTCCACGTGTTGAACACCATGTTCCCCGTGGTGTTGATGGCTTTCCTGATTCCTATGGCGTTCAAGCTGCACGTGGAGTCCGGGGAGAAGATCGGGTACTGTCTGACGGTACTGTTGGCGTACGCCGTCTACCTGTCCATGATCTCGGAAAACATTCCAAGTACATCGGTCTCCATATGTTATCTGT CTATTTACCTGGCGTCCACCCTCGTCCTGTCCACACTGTCTGTTCTCTTTGTCATCCTCGTCATCAACGTTCACCATACGCCCGATGACGAACCGATGTCGGACAGACTCAAGTCGGTTGCTTTAAAAATGGAAAAGTGTATATGTAGGAGGAAAAGAAACGAATCTGCAACACAGCCAGTAAAAGTGGCACCCGCAACAGAAGAATTACCAAAGGGGAAAAAACATGGCGCCTTTTTGGAGTCATGTGACCCAGAGGAAGAGGAAATGACGTGGGTCCGATTGTCTCGTCTGCTAGATCGATTCTTTTTCTTGTCATTTATGATAATAATTTCGGCTTCTaccattatctttatttttctgatttcttttcaaatgataaCATCATAG